In the genome of Bacillus sp. S3, one region contains:
- a CDS encoding glutathione ABC transporter substrate-binding protein — MVKRKYLTAVLTGFMALSLALAGCSSQSGSSKEESQKPKTVTKQKEQPLAKKDGNSLTIAIKDNLVSMDPQDTNDTLSGSVQATMYEGLVGFDKDMKMVPVLAESYEASDDAKVFTFKLKQGIKFHDGTPFNAEAVKVNIDRVANPDNKLKRYSMFALVDKTEAVDEYTFRVTLKEPFGAMLNNFAHPAARIISPEALKKYGKEVSVHPVGTGPFKFAEWDQSDHLTVEKNPDYWEKDLPKVDSIKFKPVPENGARVAMLQTGEADFIYPVPTEQVEAINGKDGIVVENKPSIVARYMTMNSTKKPFNDVRVRQAINYAINKEAFLKVVYRGFGSEMDSIIPAGLQFYSKQKTYQYDLEEAKKLLKEAGYEKGFTTTIWGANNSDAMKAMEFLQQQLGQVGIKVEVVPMEAGTLSDKIWSVQEAKDAGVELYYGGWSSSTGDADWGIRPLLAGDSIPPKSYNVGYYQNEKADQLINAALQTADPEKRKVAYADVQKMIWDDAPWAPLIVEDTIAGKKNYLEGVYLLPDGSLSAKEAEIKR, encoded by the coding sequence ATGGTAAAAAGAAAATACCTGACCGCCGTTCTTACTGGATTCATGGCCCTAAGCCTTGCGCTTGCAGGCTGCTCCAGTCAGTCTGGCTCGTCAAAAGAAGAGAGCCAGAAACCGAAAACAGTGACAAAGCAAAAAGAACAACCGCTTGCGAAAAAAGACGGAAACAGCCTTACTATTGCTATTAAGGACAACCTCGTCAGCATGGATCCGCAGGACACGAACGATACGTTGTCCGGTTCCGTCCAAGCAACGATGTACGAAGGCTTGGTTGGATTCGACAAAGATATGAAAATGGTTCCTGTTTTAGCGGAAAGCTATGAAGCCAGCGATGATGCAAAAGTATTCACCTTCAAATTGAAGCAGGGAATCAAGTTCCACGATGGTACCCCATTTAATGCGGAAGCCGTGAAGGTAAACATCGACCGCGTAGCTAATCCAGATAATAAATTAAAAAGATACAGCATGTTTGCACTAGTTGACAAAACCGAAGCAGTAGATGAGTACACCTTTAGAGTAACGTTAAAGGAACCGTTCGGAGCCATGCTGAATAACTTTGCCCATCCTGCGGCGAGAATCATCAGTCCCGAAGCTTTGAAGAAATACGGGAAAGAGGTATCCGTGCATCCTGTCGGAACTGGCCCGTTCAAATTTGCAGAGTGGGATCAAAGCGACCATTTGACTGTTGAAAAGAATCCGGACTACTGGGAAAAAGATTTGCCGAAGGTAGATAGCATCAAGTTTAAGCCTGTACCGGAAAACGGAGCGCGCGTAGCAATGTTACAAACAGGAGAAGCTGATTTTATTTATCCTGTTCCTACCGAACAAGTGGAAGCGATCAATGGAAAAGACGGGATTGTAGTAGAAAATAAACCTTCCATTGTAGCCCGTTATATGACCATGAACTCGACAAAGAAGCCTTTTAATGATGTTAGGGTACGTCAAGCGATTAACTATGCGATTAATAAAGAAGCGTTCTTAAAGGTTGTGTACCGTGGATTTGGAAGTGAAATGGATTCGATTATACCGGCTGGCCTTCAATTCTATTCTAAGCAAAAAACATACCAATATGATCTGGAAGAGGCTAAAAAACTGTTGAAAGAAGCAGGTTATGAAAAAGGTTTTACAACTACCATATGGGGAGCAAACAACTCAGATGCCATGAAGGCAATGGAGTTTTTGCAACAGCAATTGGGTCAAGTTGGCATCAAAGTAGAGGTAGTTCCTATGGAAGCAGGTACACTTTCGGATAAAATTTGGTCCGTTCAGGAAGCAAAAGATGCCGGAGTCGAGCTTTATTATGGCGGCTGGTCTTCTTCCACGGGGGATGCGGATTGGGGAATTCGTCCGTTGCTTGCCGGAGATTCCATTCCACCGAAATCCTATAATGTAGGCTATTACCAAAATGAAAAGGCGGATCAGCTCATTAACGCTGCTTTACAAACAGCAGATCCAGAAAAGCGCAAAGTAGCTTACGCTGACGTACAGAAAATGATTTGGGATGATGCACCTTGGGCACCTCTGATTGTCGAAGATACAATCGCAGGGAAAAAGAACTACCTGGAAGGCGTTTACTTATTGCCTGACGGTTCTCTGAGTGCAAAAGAAGCAGAAATTAAAAGGTAG
- a CDS encoding M55 family metallopeptidase translates to MRVFISADIEGVAGVVHREHTARDGREHDRARILMTEEVNACIEGALSGGATEIVVNDSHGTMRNLIPEAMHPDAEYITGSPKTLAMMEGISTEFDAAIFLGYHSRMGNDGILNHTFHGGVIRNIKINNKEMGEIALNAGIAGVFGVPVVLVTGCQYAAQEAMDFIPGIETAVVKRTINRQTAKNLSPQKARCLIKEKTIESLSCLHKIQPVTIKGPFQVEVTYLHPGLADAAGILPIVERVNSTTHRFETDDYITAFRYIRSLIAIAGALN, encoded by the coding sequence ATGAGAGTTTTTATTTCTGCGGACATTGAGGGAGTAGCCGGAGTCGTTCATCGTGAGCATACCGCACGGGACGGCCGAGAACATGATCGGGCCAGAATCCTGATGACCGAAGAGGTAAACGCATGTATCGAAGGGGCCTTATCAGGAGGGGCTACAGAAATTGTTGTGAATGATTCACACGGAACGATGCGTAACCTGATCCCCGAAGCGATGCACCCAGATGCGGAGTATATCACCGGTTCTCCGAAAACACTTGCGATGATGGAAGGGATTAGTACGGAGTTTGATGCAGCTATATTTTTAGGCTATCACTCTAGGATGGGAAACGACGGTATTCTGAATCATACTTTTCACGGAGGGGTCATTCGAAATATAAAAATCAATAATAAAGAAATGGGAGAAATTGCACTGAATGCGGGAATCGCTGGGGTTTTCGGGGTGCCTGTTGTACTTGTCACCGGATGTCAGTACGCTGCCCAAGAAGCAATGGACTTCATTCCGGGAATAGAAACGGCTGTCGTTAAACGCACAATCAATCGGCAAACGGCGAAAAATTTAAGTCCACAGAAAGCGCGATGCCTGATCAAGGAAAAAACGATTGAATCGCTCTCGTGTCTTCATAAGATACAACCTGTCACAATTAAAGGTCCCTTCCAGGTCGAAGTCACTTACCTGCACCCAGGTTTGGCTGATGCAGCCGGAATTCTGCCAATCGTCGAAAGAGTGAATTCGACAACCCACCGCTTTGAAACAGATGACTATATCACTGCTTTTCGGTATATTCGTAGTCTGATTGCAATTGCGGGAGCACTGAACTGA
- a CDS encoding LysM peptidoglycan-binding domain-containing protein: MTEVLWVNGELTRSRKETHGKQQQTKSVPVFTSRMEKREYYRSVQFDIRNVVDVTGFLKDIRRNWNTYVTQVHQWLQNSAIKKLIVTGIFTVVLGLSSTVANAAYIQEYTYQVKSGEKIETIAAAHGVTAQEILEANGLTSINGKKILLPKVEDRTVTATSLNVRSQPNTASSVIGSYKKGDVVKVAFIENGWAGILIKGRVCFVSAEYLLQKQAVESQANTMIVTASSLRVRELASTSSTVLGSLKLDDRVSVTSISNGWAKIQFNGKAAYVSAAYLTNNKPVNTQNESTNNSSGAVSTSVYVIKSGDTFTKISKALGVSVSSIQALNPTVEPTKLKIGQKINIPVGTASTPNQISVVAQIAGIEPNGNFRFITADGSTYAAKASGNMINKLFAHQGKTVTLTLEGKRGQHMTLISLQ; this comes from the coding sequence TTGACTGAAGTTTTATGGGTAAATGGCGAGTTAACACGAAGCAGGAAAGAAACGCATGGAAAACAACAGCAAACAAAAAGTGTACCCGTTTTCACTTCGAGAATGGAAAAACGCGAATATTATCGGAGTGTGCAGTTTGATATTCGCAATGTAGTGGATGTCACAGGATTCTTAAAAGACATACGCAGAAATTGGAATACATATGTTACACAGGTTCATCAATGGCTTCAAAATAGTGCAATAAAAAAACTAATAGTGACCGGGATTTTTACCGTTGTTCTGGGCTTGTCCTCCACCGTTGCGAATGCGGCATATATTCAGGAATACACGTATCAGGTAAAAAGTGGTGAAAAAATTGAAACAATCGCTGCGGCCCATGGTGTGACAGCACAGGAAATTTTAGAAGCCAACGGGCTGACTTCCATTAACGGTAAAAAAATTCTTTTGCCAAAAGTAGAAGATAGAACGGTTACCGCCACATCACTCAATGTCCGCTCACAGCCAAACACGGCAAGCAGTGTTATTGGATCTTATAAAAAGGGCGATGTTGTCAAGGTTGCATTCATCGAAAATGGATGGGCCGGCATCCTGATTAAAGGCCGCGTTTGTTTTGTGAGTGCTGAGTATCTTTTACAAAAGCAAGCAGTGGAATCTCAAGCAAACACAATGATTGTCACTGCATCATCATTGAGAGTTAGAGAACTAGCTTCTACGAGCAGCACAGTACTAGGATCATTAAAACTAGATGACCGTGTCTCTGTGACATCCATCTCGAATGGCTGGGCTAAGATTCAGTTCAACGGCAAAGCAGCATATGTGAGTGCAGCCTATTTAACGAACAACAAGCCGGTAAATACACAAAATGAGTCAACGAACAACAGCAGCGGGGCGGTAAGTACATCTGTATATGTGATTAAAAGCGGTGATACTTTTACAAAAATCAGTAAAGCTTTGGGCGTCTCAGTCTCATCAATTCAAGCACTAAATCCAACTGTCGAGCCAACAAAGTTGAAAATTGGTCAAAAAATCAACATCCCTGTTGGAACCGCCTCTACGCCTAATCAAATTAGTGTAGTCGCTCAAATAGCAGGGATAGAACCAAACGGAAACTTCCGCTTTATCACGGCAGATGGCAGTACCTATGCCGCAAAAGCATCAGGCAACATGATCAACAAATTATTTGCACATCAAGGAAAAACAGTAACCTTAACCCTTGAAGGAAAAAGAGGCCAGCACATGACATTAATATCCCTTCAATAA
- a CDS encoding extracellular solute-binding protein — protein MKKILLLGAFFLLLFTAAGISVYAKMDHSSESQKQVKSLKNDGVIKVYGPGGPLGPIKESAEKFTSETGIKVVVTAGPESNWLNSAKQDADIIYGGSEYMLRSFILSNPEMINENSLTELYPRAAGIIIRKGNPKNIQSLEDLTKNGVKIVDVNGAGQLGLWEDLAGRKGLIGGISQNIDISVKSSAEAIELWKANAKLDAWITYESWHYRLKDSTELVELPDAEKLYRGTPITLTTITDNKKDAQRFIDYLKTESSHQIFQKWGWK, from the coding sequence ATGAAGAAAATTTTGTTACTTGGTGCATTCTTTTTGCTCTTATTCACGGCTGCAGGAATATCGGTATATGCGAAGATGGATCATTCGTCAGAGTCACAAAAACAAGTGAAATCCTTAAAGAACGATGGTGTGATTAAAGTATATGGGCCAGGCGGACCCCTGGGGCCAATAAAGGAATCTGCAGAAAAATTCACATCTGAAACGGGAATAAAAGTGGTGGTGACGGCTGGACCTGAATCGAATTGGCTTAACAGCGCGAAACAAGATGCAGACATCATTTATGGAGGATCAGAGTACATGCTTCGCAGTTTTATACTAAGCAACCCTGAGATGATAAATGAAAACTCACTTACAGAATTATATCCTCGTGCAGCAGGGATTATAATACGAAAAGGGAACCCAAAGAACATTCAATCCCTTGAAGATTTAACGAAGAACGGGGTAAAAATTGTAGATGTGAATGGCGCTGGGCAGCTTGGATTATGGGAGGATTTAGCAGGCAGAAAGGGACTAATTGGCGGAATCAGCCAAAATATCGATATTTCAGTAAAATCGAGTGCGGAAGCGATTGAGTTATGGAAAGCAAATGCGAAGCTCGACGCGTGGATTACCTATGAATCTTGGCATTATAGGCTGAAGGACAGCACCGAATTAGTTGAGCTGCCAGATGCAGAAAAGCTTTACAGAGGAACCCCCATTACTCTTACAACCATCACGGATAACAAAAAAGATGCCCAACGATTCATAGATTATTTAAAAACCGAGTCCTCTCACCAAATCTTTCAAAAATGGGGATGGAAATAA
- a CDS encoding asparaginase: MYSSKLVDVYRGGRVESSHFGHIAVVNSEGKLLYSLGDPNRVTYARSSVKPLQTIPVVETGAADHYELSESDISLCCASHSGEAQHTDRVLAILGRAGMEDTSLQCGTHIPHSQDTYRKLIAAGKDLTPLYSNCSGKHTGMLVTAKHMGETLEDYYLPSHPVQQRILQTISEVADYPIEKIEMGTDGCGVPVHALPLERFAYAFARMARPDSLGEKRAKAANRITTAMMKYPEMVGGTGRFCTDFMKATEGRLFGKAGAEAVYLIGDRETGIGIAIKIEDGNGRAAYPVALETLMQLNFISEEKLNKVMHHYRPVLKNARQENVGEMVPSFQLHKC, translated from the coding sequence TTGTATTCTTCAAAACTAGTAGATGTATACCGCGGGGGAAGGGTAGAAAGCTCCCATTTCGGACACATAGCTGTCGTTAATTCGGAAGGAAAATTGTTATATTCGCTTGGCGATCCCAATCGGGTAACCTATGCCAGGTCTTCTGTGAAGCCTTTACAAACCATTCCGGTTGTGGAAACAGGGGCAGCAGACCACTATGAGCTGAGTGAATCGGACATTTCGTTATGTTGCGCTTCACATAGTGGAGAAGCACAGCATACCGATCGGGTACTGGCCATTCTTGGACGAGCAGGAATGGAAGACACATCTTTACAATGTGGAACCCATATTCCACATTCACAGGATACATATAGGAAATTGATCGCAGCCGGCAAGGATCTCACCCCTTTATATAGCAACTGCTCCGGCAAGCATACAGGTATGCTGGTGACCGCTAAACATATGGGGGAAACGCTTGAAGATTACTATCTGCCCAGCCATCCGGTCCAACAAAGAATTTTGCAAACCATTTCCGAAGTGGCTGATTATCCAATTGAAAAAATTGAAATGGGAACCGATGGCTGCGGTGTACCAGTGCATGCCCTGCCATTAGAACGGTTTGCCTATGCCTTTGCTAGAATGGCCCGCCCTGATTCCTTGGGAGAAAAAAGAGCCAAGGCTGCGAATCGAATTACAACTGCCATGATGAAGTATCCCGAGATGGTAGGCGGAACGGGCCGTTTCTGTACCGATTTTATGAAAGCAACTGAAGGTCGTTTATTTGGGAAAGCAGGAGCAGAAGCTGTCTACCTGATTGGGGATAGGGAAACGGGAATCGGCATTGCGATCAAGATAGAGGACGGAAATGGAAGAGCCGCCTATCCCGTCGCCCTGGAGACTTTGATGCAACTTAATTTCATCAGTGAAGAGAAACTCAACAAGGTTATGCATCATTACCGCCCTGTTCTGAAGAATGCCCGCCAAGAAAATGTGGGTGAAATGGTACCATCCTTTCAGTTACACAAGTGCTAA